One genomic segment of Hydra vulgaris chromosome 14, alternate assembly HydraT2T_AEP includes these proteins:
- the LOC136090855 gene encoding uncharacterized protein LOC136090855 encodes MATGTRWKNSSCLRQYLGSGKELPTAELPTMRDVLRYGILLRETSKLNRRNYSNSELIQDIYNKLSEKWQMASVLFVPPVTCLKHNLVTRLIDAWNKANLISQNKASKVRKQKFNFIIDKLFDLVACNCKIVLCSEQCCPPDCKFGAHITCICPRERKIPIIELVYIKAQREKIGSFSSYQLGPADLMESKRFKKVQSCKRRREEEKQTREKKHTTQEENNTQNEQDNEHDNYKEFESEENEIFSI; translated from the exons atggctACTGGAACAAGATGGAAAAATAGTTCTTGTCTACGTCAATATTTGGGATCTGGAAAAGAGTTGCCAACAGCTGAACTGCCAACAATGAGAGATGTCCTAAGATATGGTATTCTTTTAAGAGAAACAAGTAAACTAAACAGAAGAAACTATAGCAATTCTGAGTTGATCCaggatatttataataaactttcagaaAAATGGCAAATGGCCAGTGTTTTATTTGTGCCTCCCGTAACTTGTTTAAAGCATAATTTGGTAACAAGACTTATAGACGCATGGAACAAAGCTAATCTAATTTCTCAAAACAAAGCAAGTAAAGttagaaaacaaaagtttaatttcattattGACAAACTGTTTGACTTGGTGGCGTGTAACTGTAAAATAGTTCTTTGTTCTGAGCAATGCTGTCCTCCTGACTGTAAATTTGGTGCCCACATTACCTGTATCTGTCCTAGGGAGAGAAAAATACCAATTATTGAACTGGTTTATATAAAAG CCCAACGAGAAAAGATTGGATCTTTTAGTTCATATCAACTTGGACCTGCTGATTTGATGGAGTCCAAAAGGTTCAAAAAAGTACAAAGTTGCAAACGAAGAAgagaagaagaaaaacaaacgagagaaaaaaaacacacaacGCAAGAAGAAAATAATACTCAAAATGAACAAGATAACGAACATGATAATTATAAAGAGTTTGAATCTGAGGAAAATgagattttttctatttaa